One genomic segment of Theobroma cacao cultivar B97-61/B2 chromosome 6, Criollo_cocoa_genome_V2, whole genome shotgun sequence includes these proteins:
- the LOC108662537 gene encoding uncharacterized protein LOC108662537 has protein sequence MSRRGSRPDTLHNASEGSLDSTAISKWHLDPGDLEGGPSRNPDNRIPKNLLEWVHNKGSFESSENFESESSSNTLKIEQDFLSEQPGEHPREWTRQEIARGYIRYRKSMTVVRHFSPGCGKNVRGQPEKNKEKVTVASKTLRKVSGV, from the coding sequence ATGTCTAGAAGAGGCAGTAGACCCGATACCCTTCATAATGCTAGTGAGGGATCTCTAGATTCTACGGCTATAAGCAAATGGCACCTTGATCCAGGTGATTTGGAAGGTGGTCCATCTCGAAATCCTGATAATAGAATTCCTAAGAACTTATTAGAATGGGTTCATAATAAGGGGAGCTTCGAGAGTAGcgagaattttgaaagtgagagTAGCTCCAATACACTGAAAATTGAACAAGATTTCCTTTCAGAACAACCTGGAGAGCACCCTAGAGAATGGACGAGGCAAGAAATTGCAAGGGGATATATTCGTTATAGGAAGAGCATGACAGTAGTCCGACACTTTTCACCAGGCTGTGGGAAAAATGTAAGGGGACAACcagaaaagaataaggagaaaGTAACAGTGGCAAGTAAAACCCTTAGAAAGGTGTCAGGTGTATGA